A DNA window from Loxodonta africana isolate mLoxAfr1 chromosome 7, mLoxAfr1.hap2, whole genome shotgun sequence contains the following coding sequences:
- the LOC135231976 gene encoding olfactory receptor 52N2-like, whose protein sequence is MSGADSSSLTPGFFILNGVPGLEAAHIWISLPFCFMYIIAVVGNCGLIYLISHEEALHRPMYYFLALLSFTDVTLCTTTVPNMLCIFWFDLKEIDFNAFLAQMFFVHMLTAMESGVLMLMALDRYVAICYPLHYATILTNHVIVKAGLATFLRSVMLIMPFTFLTKRLPYCWGNFIPHTYCDHMSVAKVSCGNYKANAIYGLLAALLIGGFDMFCISVSYMMILRTVVSLSSADTRHKAFSTCTSHICAIVITYVPALFTIFTHRFGGQNIPHHVHIIIANLYLMLPPTLNPIVYGVKTKQIQEGVMKLFFREENVLMK, encoded by the coding sequence ATGTCTGGGGCCGACAGCTCCAGCCTGACCCCAGGGTTCTTTATCTTGAATGGCGTCCCTGGGCTGGAAGCTGCACACATCTGGATCTCCCTGCCATTCTGCTTCATGTACATCATCGCTGTGGTGGGGAACTGTGGGCTCATCTACCTCATCAGCCATGAGGAGGCTCTGCACAGGCCCATGTACTATTTCCTGGCCCTGCTGTCCTTCACTGATGTCACCTTGTGCACCACCACTGTACCCAATATGCTCTGCATATTTTGGTTTGACCTCAAGGAGATTGACTTTAATGCCTTCTTGGCCCAGATGTTTTTTGTACACATGTTGACTGCAATGGAGTCTGGAGTGCTTATGCTCATGGCACtggaccgctatgtggccatctgttaCCCCTTGCATTATGCCACCATCCTCACCAACCATGTCATCGTCAAGGCTGGTCTTGCCACCTTTCTGAGGAGTGTGATGCTCATCATGCCATTTACCTTCCTCACCAAGCGCCTGCCCTACTGCTGGGGCAACTTCATTCCTCACACTTATTGTGACCACATGTCTGTGGCCAAAGTGTCCTGTGGCAATTACAAGGCCAATGCTATTTATGGTCTCTTGGCAGCTCTCCTGATTGGGGGTTTTGATATGTTTTGTATCTCAGTGTCTTACATGATGATCCTGAGGACGGTGGTGagtttgtcatctgcagatactCGTCACAAGGCCTTCAGCACCTGTACCTCCCACATATGTGCTATTGTCATCACATATGTTCCAGCCTTATTCACTATTTTTACTCACCGTTTTGGGGGACAAAACATTCCCCACCATGTCCATATTATTATTGCTAATCTCTATTTGATGTTGCCTCCTACCCTGAACCCCATTGTTTATGGAGTCAAGACCAAGCAGATCCAGGAAGGAgttatgaaattattttttaggGAGGAAAATGTCTTAATGAAATAA